In Myripristis murdjan chromosome 9, fMyrMur1.1, whole genome shotgun sequence, the following proteins share a genomic window:
- the tctn2 gene encoding tectonic-2 — MANVANVRPPASNLCQFTCILLFVFLSSASSILVFQPSYIIATGPSITALLLGKVSDISLKLRTVSASNTTGSFSSPSCVAGPTQWALTGEPVGKTAIRVQLRLNQSLYLCGDNETDTDCCPGPLCVLETLQLSACRGATPQASLLIQAKIYALFPPASPESDNKTVIPNQVYQPLGPCPCDLTVRACDVRCCCDKDCSPEDLKLFESHCLPGPFGGQLAPAPDYQCSAQSFENAPDWFPFLCVNSPPENNPYLGLFYQGDTITPKPRSSFQSPVLSAPVSPNLYTQGSPIFTLNDQYFTIPQNSLIGQCVHNAPVAFLKNFDVKCTTLLRSCPNRPPLQTSGDDLRVQVNDGQGGVVTVDVVDEVAIDLSQFITSTDVVSSPDEGQICENVTLALDYRFFWKGNGITNIILTRTVGTITLNGSGVTLTAKYSAVFLNGDFTGESNSGNPGYQVGRPVIAGFVDTGENNTASIERTSINLWKPVSDGLCSTAVKQPVLFGENSTAGCLLPVSLQNLTQCNLLRETVTSLQASLITAVYVAKNGDPDAQNMGDWVNISFVTLNSSKSMEDTNSSCFGIPYHQHIHIWSFTTSMIDGVPQREIHALQISYSLSSWGLDCGGGDSSSCMDQMEGQLFPVTSSVTFTDIAVNTGPPKTRFQINFTEYDCDRNDVCWPELAFPITRYYTGEPQSQSLAKGLILVFFFLAASVLGTPWRQIRQAWSSTYL; from the exons TTTTTCAGCCGTCCTACATCATTGCAACTGGACCCAGTATCACGGCATTGTTGCTTGGGAAGGTGTCTGACATTTCTCTGAAACTAAGGACAGTATCTGCATCCAATACAACAG GAAGCTTTTCTTCACCATCATGTGTAGCTGGGCCAACACAATGGGCTCTTACAGGGGAACCTGTGGGAAAG ACTGCGATTCGAGTCCAGCTGAGACTAAATCAAAGCCTGTATTTGTGTGGTGATaatgagacagacacagactgcTGTCCAGGGCCACTTTGTGTTCTGGAGACCCTTCAGCTGTCTGCCTGTAGGGGGGCCACACCTCAGGCATCACTGCTTATCCAGGCCAAGATCTATGCCCTGTTTCCTCCCGCCAGCCCTGAATCTG ATAATAAAACCGTAATTCCTAATCAAGTGTACCAACCACTGGGTCCCTGTCCTTGTGATCTCACAGTCAGAGCATGTGATGTACGCTGTTGCTGTGACAAG GACTGTTCCCCGGAGGATTTGAAGCTGTTTGAGTCCCACTGTCTCCCAGGGCCTTTCGGTGGTCAACTTGCTCCTGCTCCTGACTATCAGTGCTCTGCGCAGTCCTTTGAAAATGCCCCGGATTGGTTTCCATTTTTATGTGTCAACTCTCCACCTGAGAACAACCCTTACCTTGGTCTCTTTTACCAGGGAGACACCAT TACACCAAAGCCTCGCTCATCCTTCCAAAGCCCTGTATTGTCAGCACCAGTGTCACCTAACCTCTACACCCAAGGAAGCCCcattttcactttaaatgaTCAGTACTTCACTATACCGCAG AATTCCCTCATCGGACAGTGTGTACACAATGCTCCTGTGGCATTTTTGAAAAACTTCGATGTCAAGTGTACAACCCTGCTCCGCTCCTGCCCAAATAGGCCTCCTTTACAGACATCAGGAGATGATTTGAGGGTTCAAGTGAACGATGGCCAAGGAG GTGTGGTCACAGTGGATGTGGTAGATGAAGTGGCCATTGACTTGAGTCAGTTTATCACAAGCACAGATGTGGTTTCCTCTCCAG ACGAGGGGCAGATATGTGAGAATGTGACTTTGGCCTTGGACTACAGATTTTTTTGGAAAGGAAATGGGATCACAAACATCATATTAACACGCACTGTTGGGACTATCACTTTGAATGGTAGTG GAGTGACGCTAACAGCTAAGTATTCTGCTGTGTTTCTAAATGGAGATTTCACAGGTGAATCGAACTCAGGGAACCCAG GATATCAGGTGGGAAGGCCTGTTATTGCTGGGTTTGTGGATACTGGGGAGAATAATACCGCATCTATTGAGAGGACTTCAATTAATCTTTGGAAACCAG TGAGTGATGGACTCTGTTCAACTGCTGTGAAGCAACCAGTCCTGTTTGGAGAGAATTCAACAGCAGGATGCCTGCTACCTGTCAGCCTGCAGAATCTGACTCAGTGTAACCTCCTGAG AGAGACTGTTACTTCTCTCCAGGCTTCCTTGATTACAGCAGTGTATGTGGCTAAGAATGGAGACCCAGATGCTCAAAACATGGGAGACTGGGTGAACATAAGCT TTGTGACACTGAATTCAAGCAAGTCTATGGAAGACACCAACAGTTCATGTTTTGGGATTCCATACCATCAACACATCCATATTTGGAGTTTTACCACAAGCATGATAGATGGTGTACCTCAAAGGGAGATCCACGCTCTGCAGATCAG TTATAGTTTGTCTTCTTGGGGCCTGGACTGCGGAGGAGGTGACTCTTCTTCATGTATGGACCAGATGGAGGGTCAGTTGTTCCCTGTCACCTCTTCTGTCACCTTTACTGACATCGCTGTCAACACAGGACCGCCCAAAACCAG GTTTCAAATCAACTTTACAGAGTACGACTGTGACAGGAATGATGTGTGCTGGCCAGAGCTGGCCTTTCCCATCACCAGGTATTACACAG GTGAGCCACAATCCCAGTCTCTGGCCAAGGGCCTCATCTTGGTTTTCTTCTTTCTCGCTGCCTCAGTTCTTGGAACTCCATGGAGACAAATTCGACAGGCATGGAGCAGCACCTATCTCTGA